One genomic region from Thermogemmatispora onikobensis encodes:
- a CDS encoding cobalamin-binding protein — translation MRIVSLLASATEMVAALGCTEQLVGRSHECDYPPEVQRLPALSRPVIDISTSSAGIDAQIRQLADTRRVGDEAALQALSIYQIDVARLQELRPDVILTQTQCEVCAVSERDVSEAVRQLTGLQPRIVSLAPYRLSDVWEDLRRVGVALGRAAEAEALITGYQQRLEELRQRCARLSAGRGQAPRVAVLEWLDPLMGAGNWTPELIVYAGGEPVLSASGQHAPWISWDELRQADPEVLILSPCGFDVKRTRQDAALLQQHPLWPELRAVREGRVYLIDGNHYLNRSGPRLVESAELIARALWGEDAGIALPAEGWQPLR, via the coding sequence ATGCGCATCGTTTCCTTGCTTGCCAGCGCCACAGAGATGGTGGCCGCCCTTGGATGCACCGAGCAACTGGTGGGGCGCTCGCACGAGTGTGACTATCCACCCGAAGTCCAGCGCCTGCCCGCCCTGAGCCGTCCTGTGATCGATATCAGCACCAGTAGCGCCGGCATCGATGCCCAGATTCGTCAGCTTGCTGACACGCGCCGGGTCGGAGATGAGGCAGCCCTCCAGGCGCTGAGCATTTATCAGATCGACGTCGCCCGCCTCCAGGAGCTGCGGCCAGATGTGATCTTGACCCAGACCCAGTGCGAGGTCTGCGCCGTCAGCGAGCGCGATGTCAGCGAGGCGGTCCGGCAGCTGACGGGCCTGCAGCCCCGCATTGTTTCTCTGGCCCCTTATCGCCTCAGCGATGTCTGGGAGGACCTGCGGCGTGTTGGGGTGGCCCTTGGGCGCGCAGCTGAGGCCGAGGCCCTGATCACCGGCTACCAGCAACGCCTGGAGGAGCTGCGCCAGCGTTGCGCTCGCCTGAGCGCCGGGCGAGGACAGGCTCCCCGCGTGGCCGTTCTGGAATGGCTCGATCCCTTGATGGGAGCCGGCAACTGGACCCCCGAGCTGATCGTCTATGCCGGCGGCGAGCCCGTCTTGAGCGCCAGCGGGCAACACGCCCCCTGGATTAGCTGGGACGAGCTGCGCCAGGCCGATCCAGAGGTGCTGATCCTCTCGCCCTGTGGCTTCGATGTGAAGCGCACGCGGCAAGACGCCGCCCTGCTCCAACAGCATCCCCTCTGGCCGGAGCTGCGCGCCGTGCGCGAGGGGCGCGTTTACCTCATCGATGGAAACCATTATCTGAATCGCTCCGGGCCACGCCTGGTCGAGTCAGCAGAACTGATTGCCCGAGCGTTGTGGGGAGAGGATGCGGGGATAGCGCTGCCGGCAGAGGGCTGGCAGCCTTTGCGTTAA
- a CDS encoding sensor histidine kinase — protein sequence MKERWTKLWLGATRRRALFEAVVFASLLSGFIRLVSATETGREFSLVLLAPFGMGYFALRAELGPPPWRRRCARELAWGVLLLLLLAGLPFLLLSLGSRLGTRLFFPRLPMFPVFVLGMALATLVGYIVWRGCLCLLFLWSRLRRKQLLWALTHAHAMMVLLAAGLVILLFDLLILSNVRDLALLISITMVLGLMSLIALLAVIPPTAFFSYLVVRRTTARLRVLAEAAHALRQGNYEVRVPVEGEDEVAQLQADFNAMAIDLERALRELKRERDTVAGLLKTQRELVAAVSHELRTPVATVRGYLEAALRRLDRGELPESLPRDLEVMEAEVLRLQRLVEDLFALACAEVGRLTLRCVPTDVGELVRRLVEARAPLAWQSGRVQVVAETPPVGPLALVDPERLAQALQNLLHNGIRHTPPGGIVAVAVSQEGHEVVIQVRDTGEGIPPEELPRIWERFYQASSKLRRDGSGSGLGLALVKEWVEAMQGRVAATSVLSEGSCFILYLPAVPSDSGLISQQRPAASHEPEPSQTGRQWTRLSRVGMDEPESQLVLQGRQEQQ from the coding sequence ATGAAAGAAAGATGGACGAAGCTCTGGTTGGGGGCCACACGCAGACGCGCTCTGTTCGAAGCTGTCGTGTTTGCTTCACTGCTGAGCGGCTTTATCCGTCTGGTGTCTGCTACGGAGACGGGACGTGAGTTTAGCCTGGTGCTATTGGCGCCTTTCGGGATGGGCTACTTCGCCCTGCGCGCCGAGCTTGGACCCCCACCCTGGAGGCGGCGCTGCGCGCGCGAGTTGGCCTGGGGGGTGCTGCTTCTCTTGTTGCTCGCTGGACTGCCCTTTCTCCTGCTGAGTCTGGGGTCTCGGCTGGGGACCAGGCTCTTCTTCCCCAGGCTGCCCATGTTCCCTGTGTTCGTGTTGGGAATGGCGTTGGCCACCCTGGTTGGTTATATTGTCTGGCGTGGCTGCCTGTGCCTGCTCTTTCTGTGGAGCCGCCTGCGGCGCAAACAACTCTTGTGGGCCTTGACTCACGCTCACGCCATGATGGTCCTGCTAGCAGCGGGGCTGGTCATTCTCCTCTTCGATCTGCTGATCCTCTCCAACGTGAGAGATCTGGCCCTGCTCATCTCGATCACGATGGTGCTCGGGCTGATGTCGCTCATCGCTTTACTGGCGGTGATTCCCCCGACGGCTTTCTTTTCCTACCTGGTGGTCCGGCGGACCACGGCCCGTCTGCGCGTGCTGGCGGAGGCTGCCCATGCCTTGCGCCAGGGCAACTATGAGGTGCGCGTGCCTGTCGAAGGCGAGGATGAAGTAGCTCAACTGCAGGCCGACTTTAACGCGATGGCCATCGACCTGGAGCGGGCCCTGCGCGAGCTGAAGCGGGAGCGCGATACCGTGGCTGGACTGCTCAAGACCCAGCGCGAGCTGGTGGCCGCCGTCTCCCATGAGCTGCGCACACCCGTCGCTACCGTGCGGGGCTATCTGGAGGCGGCCCTGCGGCGCCTGGACCGCGGCGAGCTGCCGGAATCGCTGCCACGGGATCTGGAGGTGATGGAGGCTGAGGTGCTGCGCCTGCAACGGCTGGTGGAAGACCTCTTTGCCTTGGCCTGCGCTGAGGTTGGGCGTCTCACCTTGCGCTGCGTGCCGACCGATGTGGGAGAGCTGGTACGCCGCCTGGTAGAGGCGCGCGCGCCGCTGGCCTGGCAGAGCGGACGGGTGCAGGTGGTGGCAGAGACTCCTCCAGTGGGTCCCCTGGCTCTGGTTGATCCCGAGCGTCTCGCTCAGGCCCTGCAGAATCTGCTGCACAACGGCATTCGCCATACGCCGCCGGGGGGCATTGTGGCCGTGGCAGTCTCTCAGGAGGGGCATGAGGTGGTGATTCAGGTGCGCGATACGGGCGAGGGTATCCCCCCCGAGGAGTTGCCGCGGATCTGGGAGCGCTTTTATCAGGCTTCCAGCAAGCTGCGTCGCGATGGCAGCGGCAGCGGCCTGGGCCTGGCCCTGGTCAAGGAGTGGGTAGAGGCGATGCAGGGCAGAGTGGCGGCCACCAGCGTGCTCTCAGAGGGCAGTTGCTTTATCCTCTATCTTCCTGCCGTCCCCAGCGATTCCGGCCTCATCTCCCAGCAGAGGCCGGCGGCTTCGCACGAACCAGAACCGTCTCAAACTGGTCGGCAGTGGACACGGCTCAGCAGGGTGGGCATGGACGAGCCTGAGAGCCAGCTTGTTCTTCAAGGGCGGCAGGAGCAGCAGTAG
- a CDS encoding response regulator transcription factor has protein sequence MAMKKLLLVEDAQDLAQLIIRELKADGYEVLYAPDGVEALRLHEEQRPALVILDWMLPRMDGLEVLRRLRQQAPTPVLMLTARSEETDRVVGLELGADDYLTKPFSMRELLARVHALLRRAELIQQMLQRDLARAERPLIDGPLCLDAQAHLVTLDGQPLDLSPTEFELLHLFLRSPGRAFSRAYLLDTVWGESYVGGDRSVDNTVLRLRKKLGALGEAIETVWGVGYRWRAHSPSRAGGER, from the coding sequence ATGGCCATGAAGAAGCTCTTGCTTGTTGAGGATGCGCAGGATCTGGCGCAGCTCATTATTCGCGAACTGAAAGCGGACGGCTACGAGGTCCTCTATGCTCCCGATGGCGTCGAAGCGTTACGCCTGCATGAGGAGCAACGCCCTGCGCTCGTCATTCTGGACTGGATGCTTCCGCGCATGGATGGTCTGGAGGTGCTGCGCCGCCTGCGTCAGCAAGCGCCCACCCCCGTGCTCATGTTGACGGCACGGAGTGAGGAGACCGATCGCGTGGTAGGTCTGGAGCTGGGGGCCGACGATTACCTGACCAAGCCTTTTAGCATGCGTGAGCTGTTAGCGCGGGTGCATGCGCTCCTGCGCCGTGCCGAGCTGATTCAGCAGATGCTGCAGCGCGACCTGGCCCGGGCGGAGCGACCCCTTATCGATGGACCGCTCTGCCTCGACGCCCAGGCCCATTTAGTGACCCTGGACGGCCAGCCGCTCGATCTCAGTCCGACTGAGTTTGAACTCCTTCATCTCTTCCTGCGCAGTCCCGGACGGGCCTTCAGCCGCGCTTACCTCCTTGATACGGTCTGGGGTGAGAGCTATGTCGGTGGCGATCGCTCGGTGGATAATACTGTGCTGCGCCTGCGCAAGAAGCTGGGAGCGCTGGGGGAAGCCATCGAAACGGTCTGGGGCGTAGGCTATCGCTGGCGTGCGCATAGCCCCTCAAGGGCGGGAGGAGAGCGATGA
- a CDS encoding DUF4870 domain-containing protein yields MLDDGRKDQATVWQTRSPFEGLYGEKESFQQQELLMDAAVADQFPFTNHRSGTAEAVDESPPSESAEAVLGMLSYLGGWLSGLLVLLFGSRSRLVRFHALQSLFFFGLITLIDVSMLMALIYVGRHYFWWYSSSLHTLAIWSWLLLSVILQAAAVTGWLIGMIQGARRRFYLMPVVGRLALALVGQKREIILK; encoded by the coding sequence GTGTTGGATGACGGAAGAAAGGATCAGGCCACTGTTTGGCAGACCAGGTCTCCTTTCGAGGGCCTGTATGGAGAAAAGGAAAGCTTTCAGCAGCAGGAGCTGCTCATGGACGCCGCCGTTGCTGACCAGTTCCCCTTCACAAACCACCGGTCAGGGACTGCAGAGGCTGTAGACGAGTCGCCGCCCTCAGAGAGTGCTGAAGCCGTCTTGGGCATGCTGAGTTACCTGGGTGGCTGGCTCTCGGGTCTGTTGGTTCTGCTCTTTGGTAGCCGGAGCCGTCTGGTGCGTTTTCATGCCCTGCAATCGTTGTTCTTTTTTGGACTGATCACTCTCATTGATGTATCCATGCTGATGGCACTCATCTATGTGGGCCGCCACTACTTCTGGTGGTACTCGTCTTCCCTGCACACTCTGGCCATCTGGTCCTGGCTGCTACTGTCTGTCATACTGCAGGCGGCGGCCGTGACGGGCTGGCTCATTGGCATGATTCAGGGAGCACGCCGGCGCTTCTACCTGATGCCAGTGGTAGGCCGCCTGGCTCTGGCCCTGGTTGGCCAGAAGCGGGAGATCATACTGAAGTGA
- a CDS encoding LLM class flavin-dependent oxidoreductase, with product MLYGLHLPNFGPFADVRLLCDLAQEAEAAGWDGFFLWDQIARTTLAPTSDPLAEVWVTLTAIALQTQRLRFGPLVTPLPRRRPWELARQAVTLDHLSGGRLVLGVGLGGGYFDFAALGEPSDLKVLGAMLDEGLAILSGLWSGQPFHFEGRYYHILEAHFLPPPLQQPRIPIWVAGMWPNRAPLRRAVRWDGFIPIGRDLALTEMLSSETMAEIVAALQQLRSQPGPFEVVHFGVSSGEDPEADRALVAAYARVGVTWWVENIVPERWGTWQQWPLEAMRRRIRQGPPC from the coding sequence ATGCTCTACGGTCTGCATCTCCCCAATTTTGGCCCCTTCGCCGATGTGCGTTTGCTGTGTGATCTGGCCCAGGAGGCAGAGGCTGCCGGCTGGGATGGCTTCTTTCTCTGGGATCAGATTGCGCGCACGACCCTGGCGCCGACCAGCGATCCGCTGGCGGAGGTTTGGGTGACCTTGACGGCCATCGCGCTGCAAACGCAGCGTCTGCGTTTCGGCCCACTGGTGACGCCGCTGCCGCGGCGCCGTCCCTGGGAGCTGGCCCGTCAGGCGGTGACCCTCGATCATCTTTCGGGCGGGCGCCTGGTCTTGGGCGTGGGACTGGGTGGTGGCTACTTTGATTTTGCAGCCCTGGGGGAGCCTTCGGATCTGAAGGTCCTGGGGGCCATGCTCGATGAGGGCCTGGCTATCCTCAGTGGTCTGTGGAGTGGCCAGCCCTTCCATTTTGAGGGGCGCTACTACCATATTCTGGAAGCGCACTTTTTGCCGCCACCTCTTCAACAGCCGCGTATTCCGATCTGGGTGGCCGGCATGTGGCCCAATCGCGCTCCGCTGCGCCGCGCGGTCCGCTGGGATGGCTTCATTCCCATTGGGCGTGATCTGGCCCTGACCGAGATGCTCTCGTCCGAGACGATGGCCGAGATTGTGGCGGCCCTACAGCAGTTGCGCTCGCAGCCGGGACCGTTTGAAGTGGTGCATTTCGGGGTCAGCTCCGGGGAGGACCCCGAGGCTGATCGAGCGCTGGTGGCGGCCTACGCCCGCGTCGGGGTTACCTGGTGGGTCGAGAATATTGTGCCAGAGCGCTGGGGTACCTGGCAGCAATGGCCGCTGGAGGCCATGCGCCGGAGGATTCGCCAGGGGCCGCCGTGCTAG
- a CDS encoding MFS transporter, with protein MASEAGNPSRSVGGASGPSSTAAAVVARLDRIPIWALPYLYIGIIGAGFLFTFFDIFDINVSFIQTCIQIVPGCTPESAANYLGLPVLLNLVGYVIGTLILSPLADRLGRRDMLLVTMVITGLGSLYNALVGDYVNFIVARTITGIGVGADLALVNTYINEVAPSGGRARYTSLIFIMSSLGAFLGVWLGLLLTTQPEAFPLGLPFALAGPGFTFGWRLMYGIGALLALIGILMRFQLHESPRWLISQGRVEAAAGVVAQMEAQALARIGELPAPSEIPVETQPGRIPYVEIFGNRLYLLRTLFLFVVWFIGYITVYAIAAGLTSLLAALKFPPPEAGLIVAIGSLGFVLVAIFDYAFGELLERKYWLPVAALLTLIGCLLIALGGAGNFVVAVLGSIVLFFGFNLWVPMTYTWSTEHYPTRARATGFALVDGVGHLGGSVGLLVIPPLIPTLGPLSIFLIIAGCLIVAAVIAQFGTATRLRRLDEVSP; from the coding sequence ATGGCTTCCGAAGCAGGCAATCCCTCGCGCTCCGTGGGTGGGGCGAGTGGCCCGAGCAGCACAGCCGCTGCGGTGGTAGCGCGTCTTGACCGTATCCCTATTTGGGCCTTACCCTATCTCTACATTGGCATTATCGGGGCTGGCTTCCTCTTCACCTTCTTCGACATTTTCGACATCAACGTCTCCTTCATCCAGACCTGTATCCAGATCGTCCCAGGCTGCACCCCTGAATCGGCGGCCAACTACCTGGGTCTGCCGGTGCTGCTCAACCTGGTGGGCTATGTGATTGGCACTCTCATCCTGAGTCCGCTGGCGGACCGCCTTGGGCGGCGCGATATGCTGCTGGTCACGATGGTCATCACCGGGCTGGGCTCGCTCTACAATGCCCTGGTTGGTGATTATGTGAACTTTATCGTTGCGCGCACCATCACGGGTATTGGCGTTGGGGCGGACCTGGCTCTTGTGAACACCTATATTAACGAGGTGGCGCCGAGCGGGGGACGAGCGCGCTATACCTCGCTGATCTTTATCATGTCCTCGCTGGGTGCCTTTCTAGGGGTCTGGCTGGGGCTGCTGCTCACCACGCAGCCCGAGGCGTTTCCTTTGGGGCTGCCCTTCGCCCTGGCTGGGCCTGGCTTTACCTTCGGCTGGCGCCTGATGTACGGCATCGGGGCCTTACTGGCGCTGATCGGCATCCTCATGCGCTTCCAGCTCCATGAGTCGCCGCGCTGGCTGATCTCGCAAGGGCGGGTCGAGGCGGCGGCAGGCGTGGTCGCGCAAATGGAGGCACAGGCCCTGGCTCGCATTGGCGAGCTACCCGCGCCTTCCGAGATTCCGGTCGAGACGCAGCCGGGCCGGATACCCTATGTCGAGATCTTTGGTAATCGCCTCTATCTGCTCCGCACGCTCTTCCTCTTTGTTGTCTGGTTCATCGGGTATATTACAGTCTATGCAATTGCCGCGGGTCTGACTTCCCTGCTGGCGGCTCTGAAATTCCCTCCGCCGGAGGCCGGTTTGATCGTGGCCATTGGCTCGCTGGGCTTCGTGCTGGTGGCTATCTTTGACTATGCCTTCGGCGAGCTGCTGGAACGCAAATACTGGCTGCCAGTGGCGGCGCTGCTGACCCTCATTGGTTGTCTGCTGATTGCTCTGGGCGGAGCTGGCAATTTCGTCGTGGCGGTCCTCGGCTCGATCGTGCTCTTTTTCGGCTTCAATCTCTGGGTGCCAATGACCTACACCTGGTCAACCGAGCACTATCCAACGCGAGCGCGTGCCACGGGCTTCGCGCTGGTCGATGGCGTTGGCCATCTCGGGGGCAGCGTGGGCCTGCTGGTCATTCCGCCTTTGATTCCGACACTGGGTCCGCTCAGTATCTTCCTGATCATCGCTGGCTGTCTGATAGTCGCGGCGGTGATCGCTCAGTTCGGCACGGCCACGCGCCTGCGTCGCCTCGATGAGGTCTCCCCTTGA
- the epsC gene encoding serine O-acetyltransferase EpsC: MVHHTSEEIKSNQAREGETDLSQLPEVPPGMLIPAPSSTPRKRTRWPDAIDVIFEKDPACNNIFEALLYQGLWAIFFHRIAHFLYNLHIPVIPRLISQFARLVTGGIEIHPGAKIGKRFFIDHGAGVVIGETAEIGNNVMLYHQVTLGATGWWRPGPGRKQKRHPTIEDDVTIGVGAAILGPITIGRGSKIGAMALVLESVPPNSVVAAKPAELLVKSGEPLAKHEELTQGWEMDYQI; encoded by the coding sequence ATGGTTCACCATACGTCAGAGGAGATCAAGAGCAATCAGGCCAGGGAAGGAGAAACCGATCTCTCTCAGTTACCGGAAGTTCCTCCCGGCATGCTGATTCCGGCGCCCAGCAGCACGCCGCGCAAGCGCACGCGCTGGCCGGATGCCATCGATGTGATCTTTGAGAAAGATCCTGCCTGTAACAATATCTTTGAGGCGTTGCTCTACCAGGGGCTGTGGGCCATTTTCTTCCACCGCATCGCACATTTTCTCTATAATTTGCATATCCCTGTCATTCCTCGCCTGATCTCGCAGTTCGCGCGCCTCGTCACCGGAGGCATTGAGATTCACCCGGGCGCCAAGATCGGGAAGCGCTTCTTTATCGACCACGGCGCAGGTGTGGTGATCGGCGAGACTGCCGAGATTGGCAACAATGTCATGCTCTACCACCAGGTGACGCTCGGCGCCACTGGCTGGTGGCGGCCAGGTCCTGGGCGCAAGCAGAAGCGCCATCCAACCATCGAGGATGATGTCACCATCGGCGTGGGGGCCGCTATTCTTGGGCCAATTACGATCGGGCGCGGCAGCAAGATCGGCGCAATGGCCCTGGTCCTCGAATCGGTGCCGCCCAACTCCGTAGTGGCAGCCAAGCCTGCTGAGCTGTTGGTGAAGAGCGGTGAGCCCCTGGCCAAGCATGAGGAACTCACACAAGGGTGGGAGATGGATTATCAGATTTAA
- a CDS encoding nucleoside hydrolase, whose translation MEKKQKIILDCDPGHDDAIALLLAARHPKLELLAITTVAGNQTVEKTTRNALSVCALARIRDVPVARGMAQPLVREARHAADIHGESGLDGPALPQPEREPVPEHAVDLIIDLVRSTDDVVLVATGPLTNVASAITREPAILSRLKGLYLMGGAIGLGNVTPAAEFNIYFDPEAAAIVFNSGCPITMIPLEVTHQALATPSILERLRNLGRPVPSFVCQLLEFFGATYRRVFGFAAPPVHDPCAVAALIDPTLVSRHSMYVAVETRGEYTLGRTVCDVYGVLGRRANAWVGYGLDAPRFWELLIETLAGYEEEHPGEE comes from the coding sequence ATGGAGAAGAAGCAGAAGATCATTCTCGACTGCGACCCAGGGCACGACGATGCGATCGCCTTGCTGCTGGCGGCGCGTCACCCGAAGCTAGAGCTGCTGGCCATTACCACTGTGGCTGGCAATCAGACAGTGGAAAAGACCACGCGCAACGCCCTCAGCGTCTGCGCTCTGGCGCGCATCCGCGATGTGCCAGTGGCCAGAGGCATGGCGCAGCCGCTGGTGAGAGAGGCGCGTCATGCCGCAGATATTCACGGCGAGTCGGGTCTTGACGGGCCGGCCTTACCGCAACCTGAGCGCGAACCTGTCCCCGAGCATGCTGTCGATCTCATCATCGATCTGGTGCGTAGCACGGATGACGTGGTGTTGGTTGCCACAGGGCCGCTCACCAACGTGGCCAGCGCCATCACGCGCGAGCCGGCGATCCTCTCGCGCCTCAAGGGCCTCTATCTGATGGGCGGCGCCATTGGCCTGGGGAATGTTACCCCCGCTGCCGAATTCAACATCTACTTCGATCCCGAGGCTGCGGCCATCGTCTTTAACAGCGGTTGCCCAATCACGATGATTCCGCTGGAGGTGACTCACCAGGCGTTGGCCACGCCGTCCATCCTTGAGCGCCTGCGCAACCTTGGACGCCCGGTGCCCTCCTTCGTCTGCCAGTTGCTCGAATTTTTCGGAGCCACTTATCGTCGGGTCTTTGGCTTCGCGGCGCCACCGGTGCATGATCCCTGCGCGGTAGCGGCCCTGATCGATCCGACCCTTGTCAGCAGGCATAGCATGTACGTGGCTGTTGAGACGCGCGGCGAGTACACGCTCGGGCGAACTGTCTGCGATGTCTATGGGGTGCTGGGCCGGCGGGCCAACGCCTGGGTTGGTTATGGCCTCGACGCGCCTCGCTTCTGGGAGTTGCTGATTGAGACCCTGGCAGGCTATGAGGAGGAGCACCCCGGCGAGGAGTGA
- a CDS encoding 6-phosphofructokinase translates to MARANLLIGQSGGATAVINASLVGAVEAALASERVANVYGMLHGIEGFLKEELIDLGRQPAELWPRLRETPSAALGTCRYRLRDEDLERALALLRRYEIRYLLYIGGNDSADTLHRLALAAQDSGYELQAISIPKTIDNDLPLTDHCPGYGSAARFIALTTLDSSLNTSSIPWHYPVKVIETMGRDAGWLAAASALLKEDESEPPHLILVPERPFRRNEFLARVEAIQRRLGYVVVVVAETVRDESGRPLGSLGALGVDAFGHPLLSGAAQYLVESVRSQLGLRARFDKPGDLQRMASAYVSPVDRAEALLVGRQAVLAALAGESDQMVTLQREEGPVYGCTTGLAPLAAIANEKRCLPAEYLDENGMMITEAFRRYALPLLGELPPRYAQLAPIKVR, encoded by the coding sequence ATGGCCCGCGCCAACCTGCTCATCGGCCAGTCAGGAGGCGCCACCGCTGTGATCAACGCCAGCCTGGTCGGAGCCGTAGAGGCCGCGCTGGCGAGTGAGCGAGTGGCCAATGTCTACGGCATGCTCCACGGCATCGAAGGCTTCCTCAAAGAGGAGCTGATCGACCTGGGCCGCCAACCGGCGGAGCTGTGGCCGCGCCTGCGCGAGACGCCTTCCGCCGCCCTGGGAACCTGCCGCTATCGCCTGCGCGACGAGGACCTGGAGCGCGCCTTAGCGCTGCTGCGCCGCTACGAGATCCGCTATCTGCTCTACATTGGCGGCAACGACTCAGCGGATACGCTCCACCGCCTGGCTCTCGCCGCCCAAGACAGCGGCTACGAGCTGCAGGCGATCAGCATTCCCAAAACCATCGACAACGATTTGCCGCTGACCGACCACTGTCCCGGCTACGGCAGCGCCGCCCGCTTCATCGCTCTGACGACACTCGATTCGAGCCTCAATACGTCCTCTATTCCCTGGCACTACCCCGTCAAGGTGATCGAGACGATGGGACGCGACGCGGGTTGGCTGGCCGCGGCCTCGGCGCTGCTCAAGGAGGACGAAAGCGAGCCACCGCACCTGATCCTGGTGCCCGAGCGTCCTTTTCGCCGGAACGAGTTTCTGGCCCGTGTCGAAGCCATTCAGCGCCGCCTGGGCTACGTCGTGGTCGTGGTAGCCGAAACGGTCCGCGACGAGAGCGGGCGCCCGCTGGGCAGCCTGGGCGCCCTGGGAGTCGACGCCTTCGGCCATCCCCTGCTCAGCGGCGCTGCCCAATATCTGGTAGAATCAGTCAGAAGCCAGCTCGGCCTGCGGGCACGCTTCGATAAGCCCGGCGATTTGCAGCGGATGGCCAGCGCCTACGTCTCGCCAGTCGATCGCGCGGAGGCGCTGCTGGTGGGACGCCAGGCTGTCCTGGCCGCGCTTGCAGGGGAGAGTGACCAGATGGTAACCTTGCAACGCGAGGAGGGACCAGTCTATGGCTGCACAACCGGCCTGGCTCCGCTGGCGGCGATTGCCAATGAGAAGCGCTGTCTGCCAGCCGAGTATCTGGACGAAAATGGGATGATGATCACAGAGGCCTTTCGACGCTATGCGCTGCCATTGCTGGGTGAGCTTCCACCGCGCTATGCGCAGCTTGCGCCCATAAAGGTCAGGTGA
- a CDS encoding phosphopentomutase, which yields MGSLKRAILVVLDGVGAGANPDAAAYGDEGASSLEHCAQAVGGLELPNLGRAGFGNITPILGTPPRADADGSWGRMSEQGAGKDSTTGHWEITGLILRQPFPTYPHGFPSELIARFEAAIGRKVLGNKPASGTEIIKELGEEHLRTGYPIVYTSADSVFQIAAHQDVIPLEELYRICQIARSLLVGEHAVGRVIARPFTGTPGHFVRTEHRRDYSLPPTGPTLLDHLQARGYSVIGLGKIEDLFAGRGLTASEHTETNRAGMEAALRWLERDFTGLLFVNLVEFDQLWGHRRDSHGYAQALRAVDHWFGLVRQRLQPGDALFFTGDHGVDPTYRGTDHTREQVPLLAYGPAVHPGLDLGVRATFADLGQTIAQAFNVEPLAAGTSFAQELGLL from the coding sequence ATGGGGTCATTGAAACGCGCAATTCTGGTTGTACTGGATGGCGTTGGGGCTGGAGCTAATCCTGATGCGGCGGCCTACGGCGATGAGGGCGCCAGCTCGCTGGAGCACTGCGCCCAGGCCGTCGGCGGGCTGGAGCTGCCCAACCTGGGCCGCGCCGGCTTCGGCAACATCACGCCGATCCTGGGTACGCCTCCGAGGGCTGACGCCGACGGCTCGTGGGGCCGCATGAGCGAGCAGGGAGCCGGCAAGGACAGCACAACCGGCCACTGGGAGATCACCGGGCTGATCCTGCGCCAACCCTTCCCAACCTACCCACATGGCTTCCCGTCCGAACTGATCGCCCGCTTCGAGGCAGCCATCGGACGCAAGGTCCTGGGCAACAAGCCTGCCTCGGGCACCGAGATCATCAAAGAGCTGGGCGAGGAGCATCTGCGCACCGGCTACCCAATCGTCTATACCTCAGCCGACAGCGTCTTCCAGATCGCCGCTCACCAGGATGTGATTCCCCTGGAGGAGCTGTATCGCATCTGCCAGATCGCACGCTCGCTGCTGGTCGGCGAGCACGCCGTGGGGCGCGTCATCGCTCGCCCCTTCACCGGTACACCCGGCCACTTCGTGCGCACCGAGCACCGGCGTGACTACTCGCTGCCGCCCACCGGCCCTACCCTCCTCGACCATCTGCAGGCCCGTGGCTACTCCGTCATCGGCCTCGGCAAGATCGAGGATCTCTTTGCCGGGCGGGGCCTGACTGCCAGCGAGCACACTGAGACCAATCGCGCTGGCATGGAGGCCGCCCTGCGCTGGCTAGAGCGCGATTTTACTGGCCTGCTCTTTGTCAATCTGGTGGAATTTGACCAGCTGTGGGGCCACCGGCGCGATAGCCACGGCTACGCTCAGGCTCTGCGCGCGGTCGACCACTGGTTCGGCCTCGTACGCCAGCGCCTCCAGCCGGGCGACGCCCTCTTCTTCACCGGCGACCACGGCGTTGATCCAACCTACCGCGGTACCGACCATACGCGCGAACAGGTACCGCTGCTGGCCTACGGACCAGCCGTGCACCCCGGCCTCGATCTGGGAGTGCGCGCCACCTTCGCCGATCTGGGACAGACTATCGCTCAGGCCTTCAACGTCGAGCCGCTGGCCGCCGGCACCAGCTTTGCACAGGAACTGGGACTGCTATGA